Proteins from a single region of Hirundo rustica isolate bHirRus1 chromosome 1 unlocalized genomic scaffold, bHirRus1.pri.v3 SUPER_1_unloc_2, whole genome shotgun sequence:
- the LOC120766062 gene encoding NAD(P)(+)--arginine ADP-ribosyltransferase 2-like gives MAPLAHTLALLAMTLATAAIDEERMDMAPNSFDDQYLGCGPAMTAALPALNRSEFQKNPVFAEVWLKAMAEWKDRGSRVSPLSSPAQAIALRAYTMEEMRLYQQFNAAVSEAGSSSWKYRNEFHFKSLHFLLTQALQKLRRPNQCYDVRQGFRNARFKVKKHNKVRFDHFASSSMDIKVAWKFGHGTIFKVNTCHGVDIQGFTTFPEEEEVLIPPFETFKVTDVRKIGNTMVIELQSTGNASNYNCEWEPPRNSPHLGGLLLATVAMAVVTGTI, from the coding sequence ATGGCCCCCCTGGCtcacaccctggcactgctggcaatGACCTTGGCCACTGCAGCCATTGATGAGGAGCGGATGGACATGGCCCCGAACTCCTTCGATGACCAGTACCTGGGCTGTGGCCCTGCCATGACCGCGGCGTTGCCGGCCCTCAACCGCTCCGAGTTCCAGAAGAATCCTGTGTTTGCCGAGGTTTGGCTTAAGGCTATGGCTGAGTGGAAGGACCGGGGGTCCCGTGTGTCCCCTCTATCgtccccagcccaggccatTGCTCTCAGGGCCTACACCATGGAGGAGATGCGCTTGTACCAGCAGTTCAACGCAGCCGTGTCTGAGGCTGGAAGTAGCAGCTGGAAGTACCGGAACGAATTCCACTTCAAATCgctgcatttcctgctgacCCAGGCCCTCCAGAAGCTGAGACGCCCAAACCAGTGTTATGATGTGCGCCAGGGGTTCAGGAACGCCCGGTTCAAGGTGAAGAAACACAACAAAGTCCGCTTTGATCACTTTGCATCATCGTCCATGGATATAAAGGTGGCCTGGAAATTTGGGCATGGCACTATATTCAAGGTGAACACGTGCCACGGCGTGGACATCCAGGGGTTCACCACCtttccagaggaggaggaggtgctgatcCCACCCTTTGAGACATTCAAGGTCACCGATGTGCGCAAGATAGGAAACACGATGGTTATTGAGCTTCAATCCACGGGGAACGCCAGCAACTACAACTGCGA